The DNA segment TGGTTAATGGAGGTGTAATAAATgaaggtgacctttgacccccagcGGCTCTCCAGGCCCTAAAGAGGAAAAAGCGCTATGAGAAGCAGCTGGCCCAGATTGATGGGACATTGTCTACCATCGAGTTCCAGCGGGAGGCGCTAGAGAACGCCAACACCAACACGGAGGTGCTGAAGAACATGGGCTTCGCTGCCAAAGCCATGAAGGCCGCACACGAGAACATGTAAGCTCTCtgttccacttcctgtcacTTTGGGCTTACTTCCTGTTGGTTTTCCTATAAACGCAATCTTTCTCCCCGCCGTCCGCCAGGGACATCGACAAGGTGGACGACCTGATGGCGGACATCACGGAGCAGCAGGAGCTGGCGCAGGAGATCTCTGATGTCATCTCCAGACCGGTGGGCTTCGGGGAAGATTACGACGAGGTGAGAGCCGATCGGAACCAGAGGTCCAGTTCAGCTCTGACTTCATGTTCGCTCTTTGATTCTCCTGCTTCAGATGCCGTCCGAACTGCACAAAACGGAGCGCTGCTgggtggcggccatctttactggttaaacagagcgctgctgggtggcggccatctttactggttaaacagagcgctgctgggtggcggccatctttactggttaaacagagcgctgctgggtggcggccatctttactggttaaacagagcgctgctgagtggcggccatctttactgcctAACAGAGCGCTGCTgggtggcggccatctttactggttaaacagagcgctgctgggtggcggccatctttactggttaaacagagcgctgctgggtggcggccatctttactggttaaacagagcgctgctgggtggcggccatctttactggttaaacagagcgctgctgggtggcggccatctttactggttaaacagagcgctgctgggtggcggccatctttactggtTAAACAGAGCGCTGCTGGGTGTCGGCCATCTTTACTGGTTAAACAGATCGCTGCTgggtggcggccatctttactggttaaacagagcgctgctgggtggcggccatctttactggtTAAACAGAGCGTTGCTgggtggcggccatctttactgcctAACGGAGCGTTGTCCAGATTATGACCTAATCCCAGCGTCTGTGTTCAGGATGAGCTGATGGCGGAGCTGGAGGAGTtggagcaggaggagctggaTCAAAACCTGCTGGAGATCGAAGGAACAGAAGACGTGTCTCTGCCCAGCGTCCCGTCCACGTCGCTTCCCTCTCAGCCAGgtgacacttcctgttcagacTCACCTGCTGCTGCGCCGGACGCTCAGcctcacctttgacctctctctgtttctgctcCAGCCAAGAAGAAGGTGGAGGAAGACGAGGACGACATGGCCGACCTGGAGGCCTGGGCGGCCAACTGAGCGGGGTTTCCCTAGCAGAGCAGCAGGGTCTGTAGGTTGCTGATGCTGCTCTGCGTCCCAGCTTCTCTTCCTGCTGagcgacctctgacctctgctccCTCTGAGTGAAACAAAATGTCCTCCAGGAGCCTGAGGCTACCCTGTGTTTGTGGAAAtggtgtgtgtggatgtgtgtgtgtgtgtgtgtgtgtgtgggtgtgtgtgtgcatgtgtgtgcatgtgtgtgggtgtgtgtgtgcacgcgcagcagcagcaggaccagGCTTGTTTTACAGCAATGTGAAGCATCAACTCGTGTACAGAAAGTGGCGCGGCGGCAGCCATCTTGCTGCTGTCCATGTTCCTGTCAGTCTGCTGCGCTGCAGAGATGATGAACCTGTTTCTGCTGAATGTTTTAGGAACGTCGGATTGGTACTGAACCGTGATCCACAGAGTACTGAAGGAGCGTTTTTCTCCTCTTGCACAGCTGGAGTTTAAACCTTCGCTGCTTCGCTTCAGCCACACCTTCAAGTCTTATTTTCCTTAAAGCAAtttggaagaaaacatgaaaaattttgtTGCCTTTCAAGAgtttaaataatctaaaatgtCACACACATCCCTGAAACAGACTTGTTGCATCAACCAACTACTTAAATGTTGTGTATTTAGCTCAGTGATTTCATCAACAACCGGAATGTTCTGCAGGAAGAACTCGCAGCGTTCtgctctgagctgctgctcttcTCGCTGAGTTAATCTCCTCAGATTGCTGAACGGTTTGGGATTAAATGAGACTAAGGTGAACTCCTGAAGGgaggttttctgtttcagctgtAGATTGATAAATTGATGTTTGATCTGTTTCTGATTGGCCTGCTGCTCTGCTGAATGAAACGTGCCTGACACCTCCTGCGCCTTGTGGTTTGCGCTTTCCTAACGACTGGCTTTATGTGTAACTCTGCTCCAGCACTCACTGACGGACCCGataggttctggttctgactcggTCTTCCTGCTGAAATCACCATGGAAACGAGCTTCTGCTCCCTGCCGGGCTGCAGCCTCTCCTCCTGCTTGTCAGATCCAAACTTTGATAAAAGCGTTGCAGCTCTTTGTATTTATAATAAGTAAAAAGCTCCAACATATGCTGGGATTACTTTACCTCAGATGTCGTCATGCTCTTCCTGATTGCGCTGGTTCTGGACTTTATGCGGCGCAAACAGTTTCACTGTTACTACAGCACAGGTAACCTGAATAAAGTTTGGATACTATGACTTGTAAGAATTGCTGATTCtctaaataaaagaattagatttttatgctttttctcaATCGGCCATTGCTGgtccttttttctgtttttttaaagtcattctGTTTATGTTCCTCCTTTATTAAATAGTTACGActctttttttaagtcttgGTGGAGGAAGTGTTTCCAAGTTCAGTTCCGGATcgaagatattttaaaagtttatccGTAGATAAACAGAACTGGTCCAGGAACTGAGCCTTGAGGAACACCTCCATCAACAGCTTCCTTGTTTTCAAGTTCAAATTCTTTTTCAACAGTTTCTGTCATTCACTTTGATTTATAAACATCTACAGAAAGAATCATTTACTGctagaaaaacatgtttcttttaaatagtttaagtttttggttgttttctaaACTCGGCCTCACAGAGCCAGAGGAACCTGAGCTGCCAGTTCTACATCTGCTCCTGAATTAGCTGTAACATGTTACAGCTCAATGTCAAAGGTCACCCTCAGACCGTCCATTTCACCGGCTGCATTCCTTTGATCTTTTCTAACTAAAGCTACAGAAAATGTTGTGACTTGCATGCaaagttataatttaaacatCTGGGTTGCATAATTTCAGACGGTGTGAGAAGTAAAGATGGTGGGTCAGCTTTGACCCCCTTCCAGGTAGAAGTTACATTATAAGATGATTGTGTTGTTATTGCCAGACATTTGgcacacagaaacatgaagcAAATTTGATGTTTTACAAACCAGTAAAAGACTTGGAAACCAGTCTTAAATTAATTCCATTTCTGCagcagcaaagcagaaaaacatgaacagaaaataaaaaataatttgcttctGCTTCCCGTACCAGTCTGGATGTATAATAACTGAAGACACCAGCGAATTATTAACTCCAGGCAATATATTCACTGCTTCATTGGAggtttttgtaaactttctcAGCTACCTCTTTATATATCCAGATCATTTTATTGAACGCCTCAACTGCCTTTCATTGGGGAacagcagcggctctactccaacatctttatGGATAATTGAGTTCATAAATGTTGCTCACTTATATTTAGGAGCTCTCATATACAAAGACTATGTTTATATCGGTAacaatttttctgcattatcagtccaaacaaatgaaatgaaagcttTATCCTAGGGAttgattttgagttaaattGTTATACAAAACCGGGGATATTTGCATAAGGCGTTGAATCAGTGGTTATAAACAGAGATTTTCTCGGTTTTAAACGTTAAACTTGCTCCCAGAAGAACTGAAGAATACAGtacaggtgtttttttgttgttgttgtaaccTTTGTGTCGAGGCTTACGGAATAACAGCTAAAAACACCGACAGAGTCCGGTCCAGACTCGCTCTAACTACGTCACAATTCACGTACTGATTGGCTACCCGGCTGTGGGGTGGGAGTTGCTCCAGCCAATGGGAAACCAGAGCATCCTCGTGTCAGAGCCACCCAGCTACGGAGAGCTGTCTGAACGAAGCCCGGCCGATAAAAACCGAGCCGTCATGTTCCAGTCCCTCCCTCTCCGCCTCAGTCCGCCGGCCAGGCTGCAGCTTCAGACTGACTCTTCGGAACCAAACTACACACAACAGCCATGTCTGAGAAACTGCCCTACAAAGTTGGTAGGTGGCTGCGCTCCTTTTCTCGCCGTTAAATCGGTATTTACCGGAGTAGCTTTGTTGGCGAGATGTTAAGGTTGAatgttctaactggttctgacgggttcagaaactttaacagaacCTAATATCCAACTTTATGTTCGCATAATACATACATAATACATATGATTCCGTTTTTAGGCTCATGTTTTCCAGGCCGAGTTCACTTGTTAGCAAGCATTACAGATCAATGTGTAGTTGTAGTTTGAACGTCCCCGGGTATTTCACATTCTGTTTTAATCTTCGGTAGTTCTGTAGTTTATGGTCAGTCCGGGTCTCATGTTTACATTTCGCAGGCTTGTAGTTCAGTCCTGAGAATGAATCGACATGTAATCGCGCCCAGCATGGGTTTCTCTTGTACCTGAAGCAGCTCACCAAGCGCTTCTGGGTAATGTAGTTAATCAGCGCAGCCCGTGGCTCGGCGCTCCACTGCTCGCGCGGTGTTTGTAAACTCTATCTCCCGTGATGCCTCGCGCTTCACCGCCAGTTTGCTCGTGAGTGACAAGAACAGGCAGAGATTATGCGTCGCTGCACCGACTGAGAGTAGCTACATAGCTGTAACAACACGTGGTCTCCCTACGCGCTTAGTGTCTGTCtgtaatagttttatttatgattttcaaTAGTTCTAATGTGTTTTTCAGGTTCTAGTGCACTTGTAATCTTAATGGCTTcagatgtgtgaaaaatgtgatCAAACGCattaaaagtaatcaaaaagcAAATTGAAACCTGTTGGCGGCTGTTAAGCAACAACAAAACGGCAAAGCAAGACgatttatttctttgaaattgACGCTGTTGGATCGTCATGTGACTGGAAGCCAACAAAATATGATTGATATGATCAGTAGGGTCAGAGTCCAAACCAACGCTGTCCAAGGCCTGcagaaatcaaacttttaacCATCTTAATTCATGCACTGGAGTAATGTTGGAGTATTTTACTTGTTTACGTGACGCCAGGTTTGTAACTTTCTGCTGCCCATTGGTCAGGTTTGGTCATTCTGGTTCAGTTCACAGCAGAATGGTTTTTAATTAACACCAAAAAGCTGCAATGAGAGAAATGAAGGTGCAGAGAAGGAAGTTTTGACTGAACAGGATATTTTTTGTGAGTGTGTCTGACTCAAATCAGGCCAAGTTTGATAAAATGTCTGTTCCTCTCAGTTTACTTGCATAGAAACCTTTTAAAGAATAATTGGGCATCTTGCAATTGATAATCCGGATCAGTTGTGATGAATGTGACTGAATTGAAGAGGTTTTTGTCAGGTGCCTGCAGACGGCGTTCTGGTGAACTTGGAAGTTTTCCAGTGTGATTTATTCCTCTTAGCTGAgctgaaaattagtttttctgcaggaaagagaataaataaaagtttttactgAGTGAAAAGCCTCTGAATATTGAGCCAGATGTTGTTGATGTTTCCTAACCGTTGTCCTCCCTGGCGGCGCCGGTCGGGTCCAGCTGACATCAGCCTGGCGGAGTGGGGCCGGAAGGCCATCGCCATCGCAGAGAACGAGATGCCGGGCCTGATGAAGATGAGGGAGCTGTACGGCCAGTCCAAGCCGCTGAAGGGCGCGCGCATCGCAGGCTGCCTGCACATGACGCTGCAGACCGCCGTGCTCATCGAGACCCTGACGGCCCTCGGAGCtgaggtgacctttgaccctctgCTACCGGCTGAGTTAATGTTGAACTAATGAAGgagctttgttgtgtttatggCAGCTGTTTGCTCTCAGGCTCTGCGGGGCCCAGCATATCCAGCTAATGTTGACTCAGTTCTGCTCCTCAAGGCTGCTGTGCTGTTATCACATCTGAGTCCGTCCGACCCGAACTGGTCCCATCCTGCACGAACCAGCAGGATGGGACCAGAAAACTGCCTGGGTCAGAGCAGAACTGGACTTCTGGAGAGGAAATGGGTTCAAACCTCGTCCACATTCAGTAAAATCTTTCCCTCATTtcctcagacctgcagcctCTGTGTTCTGACACCAGGAGGCAGCAGTGAGCGACAgttaaatattcacaaaatttaaaacctctGGTTTTAAGCAGAATGTGAACCCAACCTGGACTGCAGGATGTTTATAACGGGTCCAACCAGTCAGCCATGTTGGACCGGCCCGGCGCTGAACTCATTCACTGGAAGCTCTGGTTTTAAATCCATCTGGAGTGACTGATCTAGACTGAGTTACTCTGGAAATGTATTTCTGTcgagtttctagagcaaatatctcagttcagttaagacaaaaataactgaaaagtaacaaaatcaaTATTCATTAATAATGAATATTGATAAAATTCACTGATCAGGGAAATGATTCACTGTGGGTTCGTCCTCATTTCTGATCAATATGAAGGATCTTTTTCTGATCGATCTGAACTCGGATGTTTGTCTggtcagatttagttttttgcagtgtagcttCAGGTGATGCACTGTAAAAGATGAACATGCAGCGAACGTGATCAATTCGCCAATAAATCTGtttctattgattattgataGAGGTGGACGTCGTCTCATCAGAGGTGGTTTGAACTGTAAAAGGTGAACatgtctgacctctgacccctccaCAGGTTCAGTGGTCCAGCTGCAACATCTTCTCCACCCAGGACCACGCCGCCGCCGCCATCGCCAAAACCGGCGTTCCAGGTACCCGACGGCGCCCCCTGTGGCTGCTCGGCGTAGCGcccagacaggaagtgacctgtgatttatttttccagtttacGCCTGGAAGGGCGAGACGGACGAGGAGTACGTGTGGTGCATCGAGCAGACGCTGTACTTCAGAGACGGAGCGCCGCTCAACATGATCCTGGACGACGGAGGAGACCTCACCAACCTGGTGCACCAGAAATACCCCAAGCTGCTGGCAGGTGGGTTCCTGCCCCGCTCTGCCCCACTCTGCCCCCTTCAGGCCCCTTCAGGCCGTGCAGGTTCATTCCTGTAAGGCAGGGTGTCCAAGGTGTGGtgcgggggccatttgtggacGCAGCGGGCACGTAAACTTTCTGTTGCTTTGAAAATCTCCTCTTTAATCATCAGGTTTTTTCTCTCCGTCTTTCCAGTAACTTTCACATGAACCAGCTTTTCATCCATTTATGAAACTTCTAAAGCCGTTCCAAAAAACTGAATGCAGATTTTTGTTGCTCagaatctgaaacattttgttcagtttttctgtctttaaatgttcacatttgttttaatgaggcGGATCTCTTTGGTTTCGATCTGGAATCATTTCCACGCCGCTCtccttaaattatttaaagtattcTCAGTTTATTGTTCAGCGGTTTCGTCCTTTTGGACGTGTGataaagtttggacaccctgTTCTAAAGTTTCACGTTTCTCAGAAGTTGAGCtccactgaaaaaacacaatagtTGACTAAAGTCATCCATTTACCTTTTATTCTGCTCAAAGTGTAAAAAAGCTCCGTATTTCAAAACTCCTGTAATTAggttgtcatattttattttcctgtataAAGTTGAACTTTTACACTGTTAAAGTTATCAGGGTTGTTGATATTTACTGTAATATGAACTATTGGATCAAACTGAGTTATGAGTAAAACGTTATTTACAGTTTGAACCAGATTTTAACATAAAGCTGAGAGAGAAACGGTTTTTCTTCTTCGCTGTCTGAAGTTACATCtgataaacttttatttctgtttgcgaAAAGCCAGAAAACTAAAAGAAGATTTTTAGagagtttttgtatttaattttgtcagGAAGGTCATTTATCTCAACAGggtttgtttggattgttttaatgtaattgttatttctaattctttttgatcattttatatGTTAAACAAAGTTACTGaaattggaggattttttttgtgaattgttttttattctctggTGTTTatggtgaaacatttcaaaccattttgttttattttagctcatCTTGTTGCAGCTGTAGAATACTGTTAACTTATTAATAACAGTAAGAAATGAGATCgtgaatttaaactttttaaatttttctagacttgtattgtttttatattgtttttgctggaaaagttgaaaacgtttgaattttactgtggaaAACTGAACGAGTCCTGGAAGTTCTTCTTCTCttggtttttcttctcttgtttttttttcttcttctctggtttttcttcttctcttgttttttttcttcttctcttgtttttcttcttctcttgtttcatGTGTG comes from the Gambusia affinis linkage group LG07, SWU_Gaff_1.0, whole genome shotgun sequence genome and includes:
- the chmp4ba gene encoding charged multivesicular body protein 4b, with translation MSLFGKIFGTGGGKGGKGPTPQEAIQKLRETEEMLAKKQEFLEKKIDHELLTAKKNGTKNKRAALQALKRKKRYEKQLAQIDGTLSTIEFQREALENANTNTEVLKNMGFAAKAMKAAHENMDIDKVDDLMADITEQQELAQEISDVISRPVGFGEDYDEDELMAELEELEQEELDQNLLEIEGTEDVSLPSVPSTSLPSQPAKKKVEEDEDDMADLEAWAAN